The following are encoded in a window of Variovorax paradoxus genomic DNA:
- a CDS encoding YciI family protein: MQYMLMFYQPAAEFEQRNDASSQAYRASWVAYADAVRQSGVALGGHGLLPPMTGTTLRVRGDKRQVQDGPFADTKEQLGGYFVVDVPDLDAALEWAARAPCAASGGVEVRPVFTATAAAATSQT; encoded by the coding sequence ATGCAGTACATGTTGATGTTCTACCAACCCGCCGCCGAATTCGAACAACGCAACGACGCCTCGTCGCAGGCCTACCGCGCCAGCTGGGTCGCGTATGCCGATGCGGTGCGCCAGTCGGGCGTCGCGCTCGGCGGCCACGGCCTGTTGCCGCCCATGACCGGCACCACGCTGCGCGTGCGCGGCGACAAGCGCCAGGTGCAGGACGGCCCCTTCGCCGACACCAAAGAGCAGCTCGGCGGCTACTTCGTGGTCGACGTGCCCGACCTCGACGCCGCGCTCGAATGGGCCGCGCGCGCCCCCTGCGCCGCCAGCGGCGGTGTCGAAGTGCGGCCGGTCTTCACCGCCACCGCAGCGGCGGCCACGAGCCAGACGTGA
- a CDS encoding NAD(P)H-dependent oxidoreductase, producing MSLHTRLQQRAAEGRPIRIGLIGAGKFGAMYLAQIPRTPGVQLVAIADLSPAAARVNLERVGWQAERSNAASVQEALKTGATWITDDWQAVTREPGIDIVVECTGNPIAAVDHCLDAFAHGKHVVNVTVEADAFCGPLLAHKAQQAGVVYSLAFGDQPALICDLVDWARTCGFPVVAAGRGHKWLPHFTESTPETVWGNYGLTPEQAKRGGLNPKMFNSFLDGSKPSIESSAVANATGLGVPSDGLLYPPASVEDIPFVTRPKSEGGVLERKGMVEVISSLEADGRKIPYDIRMGVWVTVEAETDYIKNCFEEYNAHTDPSGRYFTLYKRWHLIGLEVGMSVASVALRGEPTGVATGWNADVVATAKRDLAAGEMLDGEGGYTVWGKLLPAERSLRLGGLPLGLAHNVKLVRPVKKGQSLSWADVAMDTTTAAYRLRQEMETLFTPAVHARAA from the coding sequence ATGAGCCTGCACACCCGCCTGCAACAACGCGCCGCCGAAGGCCGCCCCATCCGCATCGGCCTGATCGGCGCCGGCAAGTTCGGCGCCATGTACCTGGCGCAGATTCCGCGCACGCCCGGCGTGCAGCTGGTCGCCATTGCCGACCTTTCGCCCGCCGCCGCGCGCGTCAACCTGGAGCGCGTGGGCTGGCAGGCCGAGCGCAGCAATGCCGCCTCGGTACAAGAGGCGCTGAAGACCGGCGCCACCTGGATCACCGACGACTGGCAGGCCGTGACGCGCGAGCCCGGCATCGACATCGTGGTCGAGTGCACCGGCAACCCGATTGCCGCGGTCGACCATTGCCTGGATGCGTTTGCACACGGCAAGCACGTGGTCAACGTGACGGTCGAGGCCGACGCCTTCTGCGGCCCGCTGCTCGCGCACAAGGCGCAGCAGGCCGGCGTGGTGTATTCGCTGGCCTTCGGCGACCAGCCCGCGCTGATCTGCGACCTGGTCGACTGGGCGCGCACCTGCGGCTTTCCGGTGGTGGCGGCCGGGCGCGGCCACAAGTGGCTGCCGCACTTCACCGAATCGACGCCCGAGACGGTGTGGGGCAACTACGGCCTCACGCCCGAGCAGGCGAAGCGCGGCGGGCTCAACCCGAAGATGTTCAACAGCTTCCTCGACGGCTCGAAACCGTCGATCGAAAGCTCGGCCGTGGCCAACGCCACCGGCCTGGGCGTGCCCTCCGACGGCCTGCTCTACCCGCCCGCGAGCGTGGAAGACATTCCCTTCGTCACGCGCCCGAAGAGCGAAGGCGGCGTGCTGGAGCGCAAGGGCATGGTCGAGGTGATCTCGTCGCTCGAAGCCGACGGCCGCAAGATTCCGTATGACATCCGCATGGGCGTGTGGGTCACGGTCGAGGCCGAGACCGACTACATCAAGAACTGCTTCGAGGAATACAACGCCCACACCGACCCGAGCGGGCGCTACTTCACGCTCTACAAGCGCTGGCACCTGATCGGGCTCGAAGTCGGCATGTCGGTCGCCAGCGTGGCGCTGCGCGGCGAGCCCACCGGCGTGGCCACCGGCTGGAACGCCGACGTGGTCGCCACCGCCAAGCGCGACCTCGCGGCGGGCGAGATGCTCGACGGCGAAGGCGGCTACACCGTCTGGGGCAAGCTGCTGCCGGCCGAGCGCTCGCTGCGACTGGGCGGCCTGCCGCTCGGGCTGGCGCACAACGTCAAGCTCGTGCGCCCCGTGAAGAAGGGCCAGAGCCTGAGCTGGGCCGACGTGGCGATGGACACCACCACCGCCGCCTACCGGCTGCGCCAGGAAATGGAAACGCTGTTCACGCCCGCGGTGCACGCCCGCGCCGCCTGA
- a CDS encoding phytanoyl-CoA dioxygenase family protein, translating into MKLTPEQRAQFEREGYLFFPGHFSPEETKVLTEAVPDLYSKRAAFNVREKGSDAVRTNFAAHLISEPFARLARHPRMVGPVMDLFDEAVYMHQFKINGKMAFEGDVWQWHQDYGTWLNDDLMPTERAMNVAIFLDEVTEHNGPLMFIPGSHRKGVVDAKHDLTTTSYPLWTVDNDLIRQLVDRAGGTQGGIVSPKGPAGSMILFHSCLVHASGSNLSPFNRVAVYLSLCAVSNHIRRHKRPEYIAHRDFTPIEMLPDDCLRQPYPVDVPWKDGLPESALRTSLDVIDSVEA; encoded by the coding sequence ATGAAGCTGACCCCCGAGCAACGCGCGCAGTTCGAGCGCGAGGGCTACCTGTTCTTCCCCGGCCACTTCTCACCCGAAGAGACGAAGGTGCTGACCGAGGCGGTGCCCGACCTGTACAGCAAGCGCGCGGCCTTCAACGTGCGCGAAAAGGGCTCCGACGCCGTGCGCACGAACTTCGCCGCGCACCTCATCAGCGAGCCCTTCGCGCGGCTGGCGCGGCACCCGCGCATGGTCGGGCCGGTGATGGACCTGTTCGACGAAGCGGTCTACATGCATCAGTTCAAGATCAACGGCAAGATGGCCTTCGAAGGCGACGTGTGGCAGTGGCACCAGGACTACGGCACCTGGCTCAACGACGACCTGATGCCCACCGAGCGCGCAATGAACGTGGCGATCTTTCTCGACGAAGTGACCGAGCACAACGGCCCGCTGATGTTCATTCCGGGCAGCCACCGCAAGGGCGTGGTCGATGCGAAGCATGACCTCACGACCACGAGCTACCCGCTGTGGACGGTCGACAACGACCTGATCCGCCAGCTGGTCGATCGCGCCGGCGGCACGCAAGGCGGCATCGTTTCGCCCAAGGGGCCGGCCGGTTCGATGATCCTGTTCCACAGCTGCCTGGTGCATGCCTCGGGCAGCAACCTCTCGCCCTTCAACCGGGTGGCGGTGTACCTGAGCCTGTGCGCGGTCAGCAACCACATCCGCCGCCACAAGCGGCCCGAGTACATCGCGCATCGCGACTTCACGCCGATCGAGATGCTGCCCGACGACTGCCTGCGCCAGCCCTACCCCGTCGACGTGCCGTGGAAAGACGGCCTGCCCGAGAGCGCGCTGCGCACCTCGCTCGACGTCATCGACTCCGTGGAAGCCTGA
- a CDS encoding GntR family transcriptional regulator, with amino-acid sequence MPAQLLSIEVAPDLVDQVYRALLGAISSGALAPGERLTQEDIAARLSVSRQPVLQALRLLKKDGFVQDAPGRGVLVAPLEAEAMRKVYQVRGALDVLAARLAAQQRFRIDPKLMERGRRAARGRNVEAMIDADVAFHQAIYAASGNPLIGQSADPHWRHLRRAMGAVLQAEPQRESLWDEHEAIADAIAAGDVERAARLSDEHVSCASDALAERLAQQLARMASASASATPAKKGDKA; translated from the coding sequence ATGCCCGCCCAGTTGCTCAGCATCGAAGTCGCTCCCGACCTCGTCGATCAGGTCTACCGCGCCCTGCTCGGCGCCATCAGCAGCGGCGCGCTCGCGCCGGGCGAGCGGCTCACGCAGGAGGACATCGCGGCGCGGCTTTCGGTGTCGCGCCAGCCGGTGCTGCAGGCGCTGCGGCTGCTCAAGAAAGACGGCTTCGTGCAGGACGCGCCCGGCCGCGGCGTGCTGGTGGCGCCACTCGAGGCCGAGGCGATGCGCAAGGTCTACCAGGTGCGCGGCGCACTCGACGTGCTGGCCGCGCGGCTGGCGGCGCAGCAGCGCTTTCGCATCGACCCGAAGCTCATGGAGCGCGGCCGGCGCGCGGCGCGCGGGCGCAACGTCGAAGCCATGATCGATGCCGACGTGGCCTTTCACCAGGCCATCTACGCCGCCTCGGGCAACCCGCTGATCGGCCAGAGCGCCGACCCGCACTGGCGCCACCTGCGCCGCGCGATGGGCGCGGTGCTGCAGGCCGAGCCGCAGCGCGAATCGCTGTGGGACGAGCACGAAGCCATTGCCGACGCGATTGCCGCCGGCGACGTCGAACGCGCCGCGCGCCTGAGCGACGAGCACGTCTCGTGCGCCAGCGATGCGCTGGCCGAGCGGCTCGCGCAGCAGCTGGCGCGCATGGCATCCGCATCCGCATCTGCAACCCCCGCTAAAAAAGGAGACAAAGCATGA
- a CDS encoding threo-3-hydroxy-L-aspartate ammonia-lyase, with translation MQLPTYDDVIAAAARLEGHAHRTPVLQSTTANERWGAQFFFKCENFQRMGAFKFRGAFNALSKFDAAQRQGGVIAFSSGNHAQAIALSARLLSMPAVIVMPKDAPAAKVAATKGYGAEVVMYDRFTEDREALTRRLAQERGMTMIPPYDHPDVLTGQGTAVKELIEETGPLDHLFVCLGGGGLLSGSALSARALSPECKVYGVEPEAGNDGQQSLRTGKIVHIETPKTIADGAQTQHLGAYTFGIIQRDVDDIFTVTDEQLVEAMRFFAERMKMVVEPTGCLAFAGAIAAAKAIEGQRVGIVISGGNVDLSRYASLIS, from the coding sequence ATGCAACTCCCTACCTACGACGACGTCATTGCCGCGGCCGCGCGGCTCGAAGGCCATGCCCATCGCACGCCGGTGCTGCAATCGACCACCGCCAATGAACGCTGGGGCGCGCAGTTCTTCTTCAAGTGCGAGAACTTCCAGCGCATGGGTGCGTTCAAGTTCCGCGGTGCGTTCAACGCGCTGTCGAAGTTCGATGCGGCGCAGCGCCAGGGTGGCGTGATCGCGTTCTCGTCAGGCAACCACGCGCAGGCCATCGCGCTGTCGGCGCGGCTCTTGTCGATGCCGGCCGTGATCGTCATGCCCAAGGACGCGCCCGCCGCCAAGGTCGCGGCCACCAAGGGCTACGGCGCCGAAGTGGTCATGTACGACCGCTTCACCGAAGACCGCGAGGCGCTGACGAGGCGGCTCGCGCAGGAACGCGGCATGACGATGATTCCGCCCTACGACCACCCCGATGTGCTGACGGGCCAGGGCACGGCGGTGAAGGAACTCATCGAAGAGACGGGTCCGCTCGACCACCTGTTTGTGTGCCTCGGCGGCGGCGGGCTGCTGTCGGGCTCGGCCCTGTCGGCGCGCGCACTGTCGCCCGAGTGCAAGGTCTACGGCGTGGAGCCCGAGGCCGGCAACGACGGCCAGCAGTCGCTGCGCACCGGGAAGATCGTGCACATCGAAACGCCCAAGACCATCGCCGACGGCGCGCAGACGCAGCATCTGGGCGCGTACACCTTCGGCATCATCCAGCGCGATGTCGACGACATCTTCACCGTCACCGACGAGCAGCTCGTCGAGGCGATGCGCTTCTTCGCCGAGCGCATGAAGATGGTGGTGGAACCGACGGGGTGCCTCGCGTTCGCGGGTGCCATTGCAGCTGCGAAGGCCATCGAAGGCCAGCGCGTGGGCATCGTGATCAGCGGTGGGAACGTCGACCTGTCGCGCTACGCGTCACTGATCAGCTGA
- a CDS encoding ABC transporter ATP-binding protein, whose product MTLLLSNLGKHYGDAPVFEHVSLQVAPGEFVAIVGESGVGKSTLLNCMAGLDSWDEGSVSHDGTDIGALDGEARALWRRQHVGFVFQAFHVLPHLDVAQNVSLPLMLLGRPREDARVAHMLEAVGLPGMGARLPQTLSGGQLQRVAIARALVHRPALLLADEPTGNLDPSTAAKVMDLLIGQTREHGASLVLVTHSESAAARADRLLHLTVSGIRA is encoded by the coding sequence ATGACCCTGCTCCTCTCCAACCTCGGCAAGCACTACGGCGACGCGCCCGTCTTCGAACACGTGAGCTTGCAGGTCGCGCCCGGCGAGTTCGTCGCCATCGTCGGCGAATCGGGCGTGGGCAAGTCGACCTTGCTCAACTGCATGGCCGGCCTCGACAGCTGGGACGAAGGCAGCGTGTCGCACGACGGCACCGACATCGGCGCGCTCGACGGCGAGGCGCGCGCGCTCTGGCGCCGCCAGCACGTCGGCTTCGTGTTCCAGGCCTTCCATGTGCTGCCGCACCTCGACGTGGCGCAGAACGTGTCGCTGCCGCTGATGTTGCTCGGCCGTCCGCGCGAAGACGCACGCGTGGCCCACATGCTCGAAGCCGTCGGCCTGCCCGGCATGGGCGCGCGGCTGCCGCAGACACTGTCAGGCGGTCAGCTGCAGCGCGTCGCGATCGCGCGTGCGCTCGTGCACCGGCCCGCGCTGCTGCTCGCGGACGAGCCCACCGGCAACCTCGACCCGTCCACCGCCGCGAAGGTGATGGACCTGCTGATCGGCCAGACACGCGAGCATGGCGCGTCGCTGGTGCTGGTCACGCACTCGGAGAGTGCGGCGGCGCGTGCGGACCGCTTGCTGCACCTGACAGTGAGCGGTATCCGGGCCTGA
- the miaA gene encoding tRNA (adenosine(37)-N6)-dimethylallyltransferase MiaA: MLPSTHAPRFPVPPRYIALAGPTASGKTAVALAVAQLQPVEIVSVDSALVYRDMDIGTAKPTAAEQAAVPHHLIDILDARDSYSAAAFVADATRLIDAIRARGALPLLVGGTMLYFKALFDGIDAMPAADPSVRARLDAEAATLGWPAMHARLAQVDPVTAARLAPQDSQRIQRALEVWESSGQPLSSFHASDTKAAKAVDGGVLVSLEPEDRAWLHGRIAERFDAMLAAGFLDEVKALRARGDLSPDLPSMRCVGYRQAWDMFDACGDAPPDAKALNELRERGIAATRQLAKRQITWLRSMPQRTVIACDAPDAVQTAVQHIAHIAREATPA; encoded by the coding sequence TTGCTACCCTCGACGCATGCCCCCCGCTTCCCTGTTCCCCCGCGCTACATCGCGCTCGCCGGCCCCACCGCGTCCGGCAAGACCGCCGTGGCCCTGGCCGTTGCGCAATTGCAGCCGGTCGAGATCGTCAGCGTCGATTCGGCGCTGGTCTACCGCGACATGGACATCGGCACCGCCAAGCCCACCGCCGCCGAGCAAGCCGCCGTGCCGCACCACCTGATCGACATCCTCGATGCGCGCGACAGCTACAGCGCCGCCGCCTTCGTGGCCGACGCCACACGGCTCATCGACGCCATCCGCGCGCGCGGCGCGCTGCCGCTGCTCGTGGGCGGCACCATGCTGTACTTCAAGGCGCTGTTCGACGGCATCGACGCCATGCCCGCTGCCGACCCCTCCGTGCGCGCGCGCCTCGACGCCGAAGCCGCCACACTCGGCTGGCCCGCCATGCATGCGCGGCTCGCGCAGGTCGATCCCGTCACCGCCGCGCGGCTTGCACCGCAAGACAGCCAGCGCATCCAGCGCGCGCTCGAGGTGTGGGAAAGCAGCGGCCAGCCGCTGTCGAGCTTCCATGCGAGCGACACCAAGGCGGCCAAGGCCGTCGACGGCGGCGTGCTCGTGTCGCTCGAACCCGAGGACCGCGCCTGGCTGCACGGCCGCATCGCCGAGCGCTTCGACGCCATGCTCGCCGCCGGTTTTCTCGACGAGGTGAAGGCGCTGCGCGCGCGCGGCGACCTGTCCCCCGACCTGCCCTCGATGCGCTGCGTCGGCTACCGCCAGGCCTGGGACATGTTCGACGCCTGCGGCGACGCACCGCCCGATGCCAAGGCCCTGAACGAACTGCGCGAACGCGGCATCGCCGCCACGCGCCAGCTCGCCAAGCGGCAGATCACCTGGCTGCGCAGCATGCCGCAGCGCACCGTCATCGCCTGCGATGCGCCCGACGCGGTGCAGACCGCCGTGCAGCACATCGCCCACATCGCACGCGAGGCGACGCCCGCATGA
- a CDS encoding AraC family transcriptional regulator has product MEVLQPTQPNDSAVLGALATAVGRIARNDGDHATAIPALSLYRRSAATDPVHCIYGLGLGITVGGQKRAALGDEIYEYAAGQSLLITADLPVVAHVTRASAAQPFLGLMLKLDARAIVQVATEMALPPPSRELHNQRALSLGALDPTLLGTVTRLVELLAEPQLVPQLAPLLQKEIIVRLLAGRHGPQLQRLVTVGSPSQQVAQSLAWLKMNFTKPVLADELAASAHMSPSTYRQHFRAVTGMSPMQYLKQLRLQEARQLMLNQNIDAGTAGVRVGYESASQFSREYARLFGAPPLRDIRRMRDATVVAA; this is encoded by the coding sequence ATGGAAGTGCTACAGCCGACGCAGCCCAACGATTCGGCCGTCCTCGGCGCCCTGGCCACGGCCGTCGGGCGCATTGCCCGAAACGACGGCGACCACGCCACCGCCATTCCCGCACTGTCGCTGTACCGCCGCAGCGCCGCGACCGACCCCGTGCATTGCATCTACGGCCTCGGCCTGGGCATCACGGTCGGCGGACAGAAGCGCGCGGCGCTCGGCGACGAGATCTATGAATACGCCGCGGGGCAGTCGCTGCTGATCACGGCCGACCTTCCCGTGGTCGCGCACGTCACCCGTGCCAGCGCGGCGCAGCCCTTCCTGGGCCTCATGCTCAAGCTCGATGCGCGCGCCATCGTGCAGGTGGCGACCGAGATGGCGCTGCCGCCGCCGTCCAGGGAGCTCCACAACCAGCGCGCGCTGTCGCTCGGCGCGCTCGACCCGACGCTGCTGGGCACGGTGACGCGGCTCGTGGAGCTGCTGGCCGAGCCCCAGCTCGTTCCCCAGCTGGCGCCGCTGCTGCAGAAGGAAATCATCGTGCGCCTGCTTGCCGGCCGCCACGGGCCGCAGCTGCAGCGCCTCGTGACCGTCGGCTCGCCGAGCCAGCAGGTGGCGCAGAGCCTGGCGTGGCTCAAGATGAACTTCACCAAGCCCGTGCTGGCCGATGAGCTGGCCGCGTCCGCGCACATGAGCCCGTCGACCTACCGCCAGCACTTCCGCGCCGTGACCGGCATGAGCCCGATGCAGTACCTGAAGCAGTTGCGCCTGCAGGAAGCGCGGCAACTGATGCTGAACCAGAACATCGACGCGGGCACGGCCGGCGTGCGCGTGGGCTACGAAAGCGCCTCGCAGTTCAGCCGCGAGTACGCGCGCCTGTTCGGTGCGCCACCGCTGCGCGACATCCGCCGGATGCGGGACGCGACCGTCGTCGCCGCCTGA
- a CDS encoding c-type cytochrome, translated as MTHDERNPHRGIDRRITASLVAALAVGVSIAWPTHAVASTALAQKYACMACHQAAVKVVGPSWKEIGARYGDGKGTAAQLAASIKGGSSGKWGAMPMPAQPQVPEADLQALAQWVLDGAK; from the coding sequence ATGACCCACGACGAACGAAACCCGCACCGCGGCATCGACCGCCGCATCACCGCCTCGCTCGTGGCCGCACTGGCCGTCGGCGTAAGCATCGCGTGGCCCACGCACGCTGTCGCCAGCACCGCGCTGGCGCAGAAGTACGCGTGCATGGCCTGCCACCAGGCCGCCGTGAAGGTGGTCGGCCCTTCCTGGAAAGAGATCGGCGCGCGCTATGGCGACGGCAAGGGCACGGCCGCGCAGCTGGCGGCCAGCATCAAGGGCGGCAGCTCGGGCAAGTGGGGCGCGATGCCGATGCCCGCGCAACCCCAGGTGCCCGAGGCCGACCTGCAGGCGCTCGCGCAATGGGTGCTAGACGGCGCCAAGTGA
- a CDS encoding (2Fe-2S)-binding protein encodes MSALHVNGRDHTVDADPGTPILWALRDTLGMTGTKFGCGAALCGACTVHMDGQAIRSCITPISAAEGKKITTIEAVTGGNDRVGAAVHAAWVKHDVAQCGYCQSGQIMSATAFLQSLPKGKQPSTDEIDSAMAGNICRCGTYARIRAAVADAAKTLA; translated from the coding sequence ATGAGCGCGCTCCACGTCAACGGCCGTGACCACACGGTCGACGCCGACCCCGGCACCCCCATCCTCTGGGCCCTGCGCGACACGCTGGGCATGACCGGCACCAAGTTCGGCTGCGGCGCCGCGCTGTGCGGCGCCTGCACCGTGCACATGGACGGCCAGGCCATCCGCTCGTGCATCACGCCGATCTCGGCGGCCGAGGGCAAGAAGATCACCACCATCGAAGCCGTGACCGGCGGCAACGACCGCGTGGGCGCTGCGGTGCACGCCGCGTGGGTCAAGCACGACGTCGCGCAGTGCGGCTACTGCCAGAGCGGCCAGATCATGAGTGCGACGGCCTTCCTGCAGTCACTGCCCAAGGGCAAGCAGCCCAGCACGGACGAGATCGACTCGGCCATGGCCGGCAACATCTGCCGCTGCGGCACCTACGCCCGCATCCGCGCCGCTGTGGCCGATGCGGCCAAGACCCTCGCCTAA
- a CDS encoding xanthine dehydrogenase family protein molybdopterin-binding subunit, with protein MLPNIDYNELPRALQRLMARPETDEADEVATLPRRSFLKMAGAGGFVLGAFPHMAMAQADGPAKAGGALKPTQQPSAFVQIAPNGEVTVTINRLEFGQGVQTGLPMILAEELDADWALVRSRNGTNDAAYADPLFGMHLTGGSNSIKNSYTQYRELGARARAMLLSAAAQRWKVDVATLRTQAGTVIGPGGRKATYGELAEAAMALPVPEKVTLKNPKDFRIIGRPTTRLDARAKSSGRQDFGIDVKQPGQLTAVVAHPPVFGARLASVDDSAARAVKGVKAVLRIPLDRGAEGVAVVADGYWPAKLGRDALKLQWDTAAVEKVDSEKQLAQYRELAGRPGNRKFDADMAPLANAPHKLDAEFVFPYLAHAPMEPLNCTVKLTDGRAELWVGTQSADLDGQAAARTLKLKPEQVKVNVQMAGGGFGRRFVGSSDFVVEACEIAKAARTAGLKDAPVRLLWSREDDIKGGYYRPMHLHRARIGFDARGKILAWDHVIVGQSITGGTVFAGSMVKDGIDATAVEGMRDPYPVPMRLTVHHPQVNVPVLWWRSVGSTHTAFVMETLIDEIARTTKQDPVAYRMNLFGDKQPRHRAALQLAVDKSGYGKKKLAEGRAWGVAVHESFESVVAYVVEASVKDGQPVLHRVTSGVHCNLAVNPRSVEAQVQGAAVMGLSTCLQGSAITLKDGVVQQGNFGDFTVARITQMPEFDVHIVPSADAPKGMGEPGLPPLAPAFANAVARLTGKPLRQLPFDLASA; from the coding sequence ATGCTGCCAAACATCGACTACAACGAACTTCCGCGCGCGCTGCAGCGCCTGATGGCCCGGCCTGAGACCGATGAAGCCGACGAGGTCGCCACGCTGCCCCGTCGCAGCTTCCTGAAGATGGCCGGCGCCGGTGGCTTCGTGCTCGGCGCCTTCCCGCACATGGCCATGGCGCAGGCCGACGGTCCGGCCAAGGCCGGCGGCGCGCTCAAGCCGACGCAACAGCCGTCGGCCTTCGTGCAGATCGCGCCGAATGGCGAGGTCACGGTCACCATCAACCGCCTCGAGTTCGGCCAGGGCGTGCAGACCGGCCTGCCGATGATCCTGGCCGAAGAGCTCGATGCCGACTGGGCCCTGGTGCGCAGCCGCAACGGCACCAACGATGCGGCCTATGCCGACCCGTTGTTCGGCATGCACCTGACCGGCGGTTCCAACTCGATCAAGAACAGCTACACGCAGTACCGCGAACTCGGCGCGCGTGCGCGGGCCATGCTGCTGTCGGCAGCCGCACAGCGCTGGAAGGTCGATGTGGCCACGCTGCGCACGCAGGCCGGCACCGTGATCGGCCCGGGCGGCCGCAAGGCGACTTACGGCGAACTGGCCGAAGCGGCCATGGCGCTGCCCGTGCCCGAGAAGGTCACGCTGAAGAACCCGAAGGACTTCCGCATCATCGGCCGCCCGACCACGCGCCTGGACGCGCGCGCCAAGAGCAGCGGACGGCAAGACTTCGGCATCGACGTGAAGCAGCCCGGCCAGCTGACGGCCGTGGTCGCGCATCCGCCCGTGTTCGGCGCGCGCCTGGCCTCTGTGGACGACAGCGCCGCGCGCGCCGTCAAGGGCGTGAAGGCCGTGCTGCGCATTCCGCTGGACCGCGGTGCCGAGGGCGTGGCCGTGGTGGCCGACGGTTACTGGCCGGCCAAGCTGGGCCGCGATGCGCTCAAGCTGCAGTGGGACACCGCCGCCGTCGAGAAGGTCGACAGCGAGAAGCAGCTGGCGCAGTACCGCGAACTGGCCGGCCGCCCCGGCAATCGCAAGTTCGACGCCGACATGGCGCCGCTGGCCAATGCACCGCACAAGCTCGACGCCGAGTTCGTGTTTCCCTACCTGGCGCACGCGCCCATGGAGCCGCTGAACTGCACCGTGAAGCTGACGGACGGCCGCGCCGAGTTGTGGGTCGGCACGCAGTCCGCCGACCTCGACGGCCAGGCCGCGGCGCGCACGCTGAAGCTCAAGCCCGAGCAGGTGAAGGTGAACGTGCAGATGGCGGGCGGCGGCTTCGGCCGGCGCTTCGTGGGCTCGAGCGACTTCGTGGTCGAGGCCTGCGAAATCGCCAAGGCCGCGCGCACCGCGGGCCTCAAAGACGCCCCCGTGCGCCTGCTGTGGAGCCGCGAGGACGACATCAAGGGCGGTTACTACCGTCCCATGCACCTGCATCGCGCACGCATCGGCTTCGACGCGCGCGGCAAGATCCTCGCGTGGGACCACGTGATCGTGGGCCAGTCGATCACCGGCGGCACGGTGTTCGCCGGCTCCATGGTGAAGGACGGCATCGACGCCACGGCCGTCGAAGGCATGCGCGATCCGTACCCCGTGCCGATGCGCCTCACGGTGCACCATCCGCAGGTCAACGTGCCGGTGCTGTGGTGGCGCAGCGTGGGCTCCACGCACACGGCCTTCGTGATGGAAACGCTCATCGACGAGATCGCCCGCACCACCAAGCAGGACCCGGTGGCCTATCGCATGAACCTCTTCGGCGACAAGCAACCGCGCCACCGTGCCGCGCTGCAGCTGGCGGTCGACAAGAGCGGCTACGGCAAGAAGAAGCTGGCCGAAGGCCGCGCCTGGGGCGTGGCGGTGCACGAGTCCTTTGAGTCGGTGGTGGCCTATGTGGTCGAAGCGTCGGTGAAGGACGGCCAGCCCGTGCTGCACCGCGTGACCTCCGGCGTGCACTGCAATCTGGCAGTGAACCCGCGCAGCGTGGAAGCGCAGGTGCAGGGCGCAGCGGTGATGGGGCTGTCGACCTGTCTGCAGGGCAGCGCCATCACATTGAAGGACGGCGTCGTGCAGCAGGGCAACTTCGGCGACTTCACCGTGGCGCGCATCACGCAGATGCCCGAGTTCGACGTGCACATCGTGCCGAGTGCCGATGCGCCCAAGGGCATGGGCGAACCGGGCCTGCCGCCGCTGGCGCCTGCGTTCGCGAATGCCGTGGCGCGGTTGACGGGCAAGCCGTTGCGCCAGCTGCCGTTCGATCTGGCCTCGGCCTGA